In Leopardus geoffroyi isolate Oge1 chromosome D1, O.geoffroyi_Oge1_pat1.0, whole genome shotgun sequence, the genomic stretch tctctctccctctctctatctctctctctcaaaacaaataaataggctttaaaaacTGAGTATTGAgtaagcaattaaaaagaaacaagatgtccatttatttgctttaacgaattttatttaataaattctcaTATTAGTGTTTATGAGATGCCAGTAACATaaacaatatttacaaatatcCACTCATTTATTCCTCTAATCATCACAGAGTGgttaaataatttaatcattCTCACGCAACCAGTAAGCAGgaaagctaggatttgaatcctgTCATCTCTTACAATAACTACTATGCCTTAACAGTTAAGTTAAACTACTTCCCAAGATCACAGTTATTCTTCTGTAGAATTATCTACAGAAAGTGGTAACTTTCTTCCTAGAGTTTTTCTCAACTTTCCTTTACATGGAAGAATGGGATTTCAGGATGGAAAAATAAAGCTTTGCTTCGagtattttgccaattttcacAATTCTACTGGTCTTAATCAACCAAGCCACATTCATCCCATTTCTGCTTGGAGGGAACAAATATATTCTTCATGCCTCCCAAAACACCACCTCTGAATAACATCCTCTAGTGTCaacaaagatttttaattaccttttttaaagaaagtgacagaaaagaaaaaaaaaaagcaaatgtcacAGAAAAGGCCATCATAACTATGATTTTATTATCCTTCTATTTGCTTCCTTAGAAGAGAGAGTGAAGATGTTCTTGCTTCATACATCACTCAAGTCAACACGTGTGTTCTGATCCCATCTCTTTTGgacaaggaaaacaagaaaaccagGATGTTGGAGAGTAATTATACCATGCCAACTGAGTTTCTTCTTGTTGGATTCACAGATTATTTGCCTCTCAGGGTCACACTCTTCTTGGTATTTCTTATAGTCTATACACTAACTGTGGTGGGAAATCTGGGTTTAATAATCTTAGTTCATATCAATCCAAGCCTTCAAACCcccatgtattattttcttagcaACCTGTCTTTCTTAGACATCTGCTATTCTACCGCGATCGCTCCTAAAATGCTGGTGAATTTTTTAGCATCCAGGAAAAGCATCTCTCCCTATGGCTGTGCActacaaatgttttcctttggttGCTTTGCTGATGCTGAGTGCCTCATTCTGGCAGcaatggcctatgaccgctatgcaGCCATCTGTAACCCATTGCTCTATTCTACCCTTATGTCGAGGAGAGTCTGTATCTGCTTTGTTGTGTTGGCGTACTTCAGTGGGAGTATGACTTCCGTGGTACATGTCTGCCTCACATTCAGGCTGTCATTTTGTGGCTCTAATATTGTCAATCATTTC encodes the following:
- the LOC123600517 gene encoding olfactory receptor 5AS1, translated to MLESNYTMPTEFLLVGFTDYLPLRVTLFLVFLIVYTLTVVGNLGLIILVHINPSLQTPMYYFLSNLSFLDICYSTAIAPKMLVNFLASRKSISPYGCALQMFSFGCFADAECLILAAMAYDRYAAICNPLLYSTLMSRRVCICFVVLAYFSGSMTSVVHVCLTFRLSFCGSNIVNHFFCDIPPLLALSCTDIHVNELLLFALCGFIQTSTFVVIFISYFCILITVLSIKSSGGRSKTFSTCTSHFIAVSLFYGTLLFMYLRPTTDYSLDTDKVVAVFYTVVFPMFNPIIYSFRNRDVKNALKKLLERNWTFK